A window from Ardenticatenales bacterium encodes these proteins:
- a CDS encoding PspA/IM30 family protein, protein MASLLEKTQTLISANLHAMVDRALEANSVAVLKQYIRDAEQNLDELEDAAATVGGEVKTLERKYQQYKKEADRLDRNIDTFLMQGKSDLARAAQNELNTARGLQERYHAQWVQQQREYESLLNARLKLQAKLNTIRQEQRELEAVIALAESKEKTVAAIKKVDDVAGMGDSDIARLRENIYARLDKASAQSEMYAGRLDQQMDDVLGKAEIDLQLEERKRRLGLSEAPTLAEEDTDESSAAAAQ, encoded by the coding sequence ATGGCATCCCTGCTTGAAAAGACCCAAACCCTCATATCCGCCAACCTGCACGCGATGGTTGATCGCGCCCTGGAAGCAAATTCCGTCGCCGTTCTCAAACAGTATATCCGCGACGCCGAACAAAACCTGGACGAACTGGAAGACGCTGCCGCCACCGTCGGTGGTGAGGTGAAGACGCTAGAACGCAAATACCAGCAGTATAAGAAAGAAGCCGACCGCCTCGACCGTAACATCGACACCTTCCTGATGCAAGGCAAAAGCGACCTGGCACGCGCGGCGCAAAACGAGCTAAACACAGCCCGTGGCCTGCAAGAACGGTATCACGCCCAATGGGTGCAGCAGCAGCGCGAATATGAGTCGCTGCTAAATGCACGCCTGAAGTTACAGGCCAAGTTGAACACAATTCGCCAGGAACAGCGCGAACTAGAAGCCGTTATTGCCCTGGCGGAATCGAAAGAAAAGACGGTGGCCGCCATCAAGAAAGTGGACGACGTTGCCGGCATGGGCGACAGCGACATCGCCCGTCTCCGCGAAAACATCTACGCCCGCCTCGACAAAGCCTCCGCCCAATCGGAAATGTACGCCGGTCGGCTTGACCAACAGATGGACGACGTGCTGGGCAAAGCGGAAATCGATTTGCAGTTGGAAGAGCGCAAGCGCCGCCTGGGTCTGAGCGAAGCGCCAACGCTGGCAGAAGAAGACACGGACGAAAGCAGCGCCGCCGCCGCTCAATGA